A stretch of the Kroppenstedtia eburnea genome encodes the following:
- a CDS encoding non-ribosomal peptide synthetase: protein MNKSGSMNVQQDVFVLPASYAQEQLWFFEQMQPESPVYNLVFGYRLTGPLDLGVLKRCLDELIRRHETLRTTFSKQNGKPVQVVHPPFSLSIPVVDLASSPLEDRLDLGLQEAKNEGARPFNLTEGPLFRVKLIRLENLDHLLIFNVHHIVFDGWSANVFLKELTQLYRSFSLGEPSPLPELTLQYADFAYWQKEKMEEKEIEDRISYWEKKLKPEPPRLELPTDDPYSTTQTFSGAIETFSLPQSITKRLKVLGEEEGSSLFMVLLAAFKSFLHRYTGQTDLTSGVAVTSRNRSELEGMIGYFVNQLVVRTDVSGMPSFRELIQRVRKEFLESVHHDIPFGKLVEHLKPERIANHNPFFQVMFLFEDESDGQKELAPGIEMKPLEIDNGTAKFELALRFKNDRDSLIGELEYNSDLFRRDSIQNMIEHLITLLKHATEHPDQSVASLPILTEKERHLFSQERSKESFQYPDLRLVHQLIQEQAERIPDVVAVVGEQGRLTYGELNRRANRLAHYLRKKGVGPGVLVGVHLERSWELMISLLAIWKAGGVYLPLDPFYPKERIAMIVKDAKASLLLTSRKLSESLSSGIKVPLLLMDEEWKAIEEESSANGTLAGAWSPDHLAYVIFTSGSTGRPKGVSVTHRALMHQMEWTRRKYPLEMEDAVLFKTSICFDPSLMEMCNPLLCGARVVLGPPGTEMRPEKQVEIIQNEGVTRLLLVPSILERLLDLPSFSECTSLKEVWTGGEILTPDLERRFFSKMKANLVNMYGPTECCIGVTAWDCTPEKTEGRIPIGSGAPFAQLYVLDHHMQPVPAGVVGELYLGGPMLAEGYINRPDLTEEVFISHPFSGEPGARLYKTGDRVRYREDGTLECLGRVDHQVKVRGVRIELQEIEALLRKHQSVKKAAVLAREDESGETGLVAYLIPEEEPVATAKLRLYLQDFLPAYMIPTHFIFMDAFPVHENNGKLDYKAFPSPIPSRDKEVYLAARDRMELEMVKLWEKVLHINDIGLTDNFFDIGGHSLKAVELLDAIHETFDVELPLTTLFQKSTVMELCDHIRDEVPIWGEILVCMQKGDGSEAPFVMIHPGGGGVLCYYHLTKALGAHQTVYGIQAVGYDSGESPLTDIHEMADLYVERLCAQLPRGPYRFLGWSFGATLAYEMTRRMEKRGEKVEFLGLLDAHPFDCRDESSLTISRNSDSLVAWAERMGMDKKELEGLDREQQLLRILRLGQERQILPVSADVSTVKKYLEIMMANRSAARSYTVTKPIQTDLHLFQVQELSPLDPVSLVDPSRWYRRTAGHVREYSIKGHHHNLIDPPHVEFLAKQIRRALIKTEVV from the coding sequence ATGAATAAGTCAGGGAGTATGAATGTTCAACAAGATGTTTTTGTGTTACCTGCTTCCTATGCACAGGAACAACTATGGTTTTTTGAACAGATGCAGCCGGAAAGCCCTGTTTATAATTTGGTGTTCGGTTACCGTTTGACCGGTCCGTTGGACCTTGGCGTGTTAAAAAGGTGTCTCGATGAGCTCATCCGTCGTCATGAAACGCTTCGTACGACTTTTTCCAAACAGAATGGAAAGCCGGTTCAAGTGGTGCATCCCCCTTTTTCTTTATCGATACCTGTGGTCGATTTGGCATCTTCTCCTCTTGAGGATCGGCTCGACCTTGGGTTGCAAGAGGCGAAAAATGAGGGAGCCCGTCCTTTTAACCTCACAGAAGGACCCTTGTTCAGGGTGAAGTTGATTCGGTTGGAGAATCTGGATCATTTGTTAATCTTCAATGTGCATCATATTGTGTTTGATGGCTGGTCAGCCAATGTTTTCTTAAAGGAACTGACACAATTGTACAGGTCTTTTTCCCTTGGGGAGCCCTCCCCTCTTCCGGAATTGACTCTGCAATATGCAGACTTTGCTTACTGGCAAAAGGAAAAGATGGAGGAGAAGGAGATTGAGGATCGTATTTCTTATTGGGAGAAGAAGTTGAAGCCGGAACCTCCCCGGCTGGAGTTGCCGACTGATGATCCTTATTCAACAACACAGACGTTTTCGGGGGCGATTGAGACTTTTTCATTGCCACAGTCCATCACCAAACGGCTGAAGGTATTGGGAGAGGAAGAGGGATCCTCACTGTTCATGGTGCTTTTGGCGGCGTTCAAGTCATTTCTCCACCGTTACACAGGCCAAACCGATTTGACTTCCGGTGTCGCTGTGACAAGTCGGAATCGCAGTGAACTGGAAGGAATGATCGGATATTTCGTTAATCAGCTGGTGGTCCGGACCGATGTATCGGGAATGCCCAGCTTTCGTGAGTTGATCCAACGTGTACGCAAGGAATTTCTTGAATCCGTCCATCATGACATTCCTTTCGGCAAGCTGGTGGAGCATCTGAAGCCGGAGCGAATAGCGAATCATAATCCTTTTTTTCAAGTGATGTTTCTCTTTGAAGATGAATCCGACGGACAAAAAGAGTTGGCACCGGGTATTGAGATGAAGCCGTTGGAAATTGACAATGGAACGGCTAAATTTGAGTTGGCCCTCCGTTTTAAGAATGATCGGGATTCTCTGATTGGAGAGTTGGAGTACAACAGCGACTTGTTTCGTCGGGACAGTATTCAGAATATGATTGAACATTTAATTACATTGCTTAAACATGCCACGGAACACCCGGATCAATCGGTTGCCTCGTTGCCCATCTTAACCGAGAAGGAGCGGCATCTATTCTCGCAAGAGCGGAGCAAAGAGAGTTTTCAGTATCCGGATCTCAGGTTGGTTCACCAACTGATTCAGGAGCAAGCAGAGCGGATCCCCGATGTGGTGGCAGTGGTTGGAGAACAAGGAAGACTTACCTACGGTGAATTAAATCGAAGAGCAAACCGGTTGGCCCACTATCTACGGAAAAAGGGGGTTGGTCCGGGGGTATTGGTGGGAGTTCATCTGGAACGATCCTGGGAACTCATGATCAGTCTCTTGGCCATCTGGAAAGCAGGTGGGGTTTATCTGCCGCTGGATCCATTCTATCCAAAAGAACGGATCGCGATGATAGTGAAAGATGCCAAGGCTTCTCTCTTGCTGACCAGCCGGAAATTGAGTGAATCCCTTTCCTCCGGGATAAAGGTGCCGCTTCTCTTAATGGATGAGGAATGGAAGGCCATTGAAGAGGAATCTTCGGCCAACGGAACATTGGCTGGGGCATGGAGTCCGGATCACTTGGCTTATGTGATCTTCACTTCCGGATCTACGGGAAGACCCAAAGGGGTCAGCGTGACTCACCGGGCTCTGATGCACCAAATGGAGTGGACCCGTCGCAAATATCCGTTGGAGATGGAGGATGCAGTCTTGTTTAAAACCTCCATCTGTTTTGACCCCTCTTTAATGGAGATGTGCAATCCGCTTCTTTGCGGTGCGCGGGTGGTGTTGGGTCCTCCGGGGACGGAAATGCGTCCGGAAAAACAAGTGGAGATCATTCAAAACGAGGGTGTCACCCGTCTACTGTTGGTTCCATCGATTTTGGAACGGTTGCTGGATCTCCCCTCCTTCTCTGAATGTACCAGTCTGAAAGAAGTTTGGACCGGGGGGGAAATCCTGACTCCCGATCTGGAGAGACGTTTTTTTTCCAAAATGAAAGCCAACCTGGTGAACATGTACGGGCCCACGGAGTGCTGTATCGGGGTGACCGCATGGGACTGCACTCCGGAAAAAACCGAGGGCCGCATCCCCATCGGTTCCGGGGCACCTTTTGCACAATTGTATGTACTGGACCATCACATGCAGCCTGTTCCCGCCGGTGTGGTAGGTGAATTGTATCTCGGAGGGCCGATGCTGGCCGAAGGATATATCAACCGGCCGGATTTAACGGAGGAAGTTTTTATTTCCCATCCCTTTTCCGGGGAACCTGGAGCCCGGCTGTACAAGACGGGGGATCGGGTCCGTTATCGGGAGGATGGAACCTTGGAGTGTTTGGGGAGGGTGGACCACCAGGTCAAAGTACGCGGAGTCCGTATTGAACTGCAAGAGATAGAAGCCCTGTTGAGGAAACATCAGAGCGTGAAAAAAGCGGCGGTTTTGGCACGGGAGGACGAATCAGGTGAAACCGGTTTGGTGGCTTACCTGATCCCTGAAGAGGAACCGGTGGCAACGGCCAAACTACGATTATATCTGCAGGATTTCCTGCCGGCATATATGATCCCGACCCACTTTATCTTTATGGATGCCTTTCCTGTCCACGAGAACAATGGAAAGCTGGATTACAAGGCATTTCCCTCTCCGATACCATCCCGGGACAAGGAAGTATATCTGGCGGCGCGGGACCGAATGGAACTGGAGATGGTCAAACTCTGGGAAAAGGTTCTTCATATCAACGATATTGGATTGACGGACAATTTTTTTGATATAGGTGGACACTCCCTGAAAGCGGTGGAGTTGTTGGATGCCATTCATGAAACATTTGATGTGGAATTGCCCCTTACCACCCTGTTTCAAAAATCCACAGTCATGGAACTTTGCGACCATATCCGGGATGAAGTTCCGATATGGGGAGAGATTTTGGTTTGCATGCAGAAAGGGGATGGTTCCGAGGCTCCCTTTGTAATGATCCATCCCGGCGGAGGTGGAGTATTATGTTATTATCATTTGACCAAGGCCTTGGGAGCTCATCAAACCGTTTATGGCATACAAGCCGTGGGGTATGATTCCGGGGAATCCCCATTGACGGACATTCACGAGATGGCCGATCTTTATGTGGAACGGTTATGCGCACAGTTGCCCCGTGGACCATACCGGTTCTTGGGTTGGTCTTTTGGAGCGACGCTGGCTTATGAGATGACCCGAAGAATGGAGAAGAGAGGAGAAAAGGTGGAGTTTCTGGGGCTTTTGGATGCACATCCTTTTGATTGCCGGGATGAGAGTTCACTCACGATTTCGAGAAACTCAGACTCATTGGTGGCTTGGGCAGAAAGGATGGGAATGGATAAAAAAGAACTGGAAGGATTGGATCGGGAGCAACAACTGTTGAGGATTCTTCGCCTGGGGCAGGAGCGTCAAATCTTGCCTGTGAGCGCAGATGTATCCACCGTTAAAAAATATCTCGAGATCATGATGGCCAACCGCAGTGCAGCCCGCAGTTATACGGTAACAAAACCGATTCAGACGGATTTGCACTTGTTTCAGGTGCAAGAATTGTCACCCCTCGATCCGGTTTCTTTGGTGGATCCGAGCCGGTGGTACAGGCGAACTGCCGGTCATGTGCGGGAATATTCCATCAAAGGTCACCATCATAATCTGATCGATCCTCCACATGTGGAATTTTTGGCGAAACAGATTCGACGGGCGCTGATAAAAACGGAAGTGGTTTAA
- a CDS encoding TauD/TfdA family dioxygenase, whose translation MKTSWEKRKKFAKPTPIRTDQQEMIQIGNLFDTGQLPMLVTPRVPDVDLTEWVKSRRDFIEQKLRIHGGILFRGFDIHTEKDFQTFTDKNILVPMQYKEGATPRSKVTENTYTSTEFPSDQHIALHNELSYVTTWPQKICFCSITPPKVGGETPIVDVRRVYERLDVSLRDKFAEKGWMLERNYGDGFGLRWQDVFHTEDPKEVEKYCKENQIEFEWKDEIHLRTRQVRSAVRKHPDTGEWLWFNHIVFWHESSLESKVREMLIESFGRGNLPYNTYYGDGTPIDYKDAEHIRNAYDQETVSFRWEKGDVLLLDNMLVAHGRNPFSGDRKILVSMGEPYTPENL comes from the coding sequence GTGAAAACTTCATGGGAAAAGAGAAAGAAGTTTGCCAAACCGACCCCGATTCGTACAGATCAGCAGGAGATGATCCAGATCGGAAATCTTTTTGATACAGGCCAGTTGCCGATGTTGGTCACTCCCCGGGTCCCCGACGTGGATCTGACGGAATGGGTAAAGAGCCGGAGAGATTTTATTGAACAGAAATTAAGGATACACGGCGGCATTCTTTTCAGAGGATTTGATATTCATACAGAAAAGGATTTTCAAACATTCACTGATAAAAACATTCTTGTTCCCATGCAATACAAGGAGGGAGCCACACCTCGATCCAAGGTGACTGAAAACACGTACACTTCCACTGAATTTCCCTCCGATCAGCATATTGCGTTGCATAATGAACTGTCCTATGTGACCACTTGGCCACAAAAGATATGTTTTTGCAGTATAACTCCTCCGAAGGTGGGTGGAGAAACGCCGATTGTGGATGTGCGCCGGGTTTATGAGCGATTGGATGTTTCTCTCAGAGATAAATTCGCAGAAAAAGGCTGGATGCTGGAGCGGAACTATGGCGACGGTTTCGGATTGAGATGGCAGGATGTTTTCCATACAGAGGATCCAAAGGAAGTGGAAAAGTATTGCAAAGAAAATCAAATAGAATTTGAGTGGAAAGACGAAATCCACCTCAGGACTCGACAAGTTCGGTCTGCTGTGAGAAAACACCCGGATACCGGTGAGTGGTTGTGGTTCAATCATATTGTTTTCTGGCATGAGTCCAGCCTGGAGTCGAAAGTACGGGAGATGCTCATTGAAAGCTTTGGAAGGGGGAACCTCCCTTACAACACCTATTATGGAGACGGTACGCCCATAGATTACAAAGATGCGGAGCATATTCGGAATGCTTATGATCAGGAGACCGTGTCCTTCCGATGGGAAAAAGGGGATGTTTTGTTGTTGGATAACATGTTGGTGGCCCATGGGCGAAATCCTTTTAGCGGAGACCGGAAGATACTGGTTTCGATGGGGGAGCCGTACACTCCGGAGAATTTGTGA